Part of the Thermodesulfobacteriota bacterium genome, CGATGTTCGGAGGCCGCGTAGCCGAGGGAGCCGGCGCGCCGAACCTCACCGCTTTCGGCCTCGCTGCCGCGGTTCGGTCGAGGCGGTACGGGGCTGCGCTCCAGGACTCCCGGACCCCGCCCAAAAAGTTTGGTGGTGGATTCTGGCCTCCAGGCCGGCTTGCCCCGCGGGGCCCCGATTGAGTACCCTCGGGCCATGGACGAGGGCATGGCATGAGCGCGCTGGAGATCTGGGGACTCGTCGTCCAGTACCTGGGCAACGTGGTCTCGGTGGTGCTGGTGCTCGCCATCCTCTCGGGGCGCAAGGAGGCCAGGGCGACCCTGGGGTGGGTGCTCCTGGTGGTGTTCCTCCCCTATTTCGGGGCGGTGGCCTACCTGGTGTTCGGGCGCCGCATGCCCATCCGCCTCCCCGCCGGCCTTCCCGAGCTGCCGGTGTGTCCCCTGCCCCCGGAGGGGCTCCCCGAGCCCATGGAGCGCACGGCCAAGCTCACCGCCCTGGCCCCGGCCCGGTGCCGGAACCTGGAGCTCCTGCCCGGCGCCGCGGAGAAGTACCGGCGCCTGGAGGCCGACATCGCCGCCGCGGAGAAGCGGGTGTACCTGTGCTACTACGTCTTCCGCCGCGACCCCACGGGCCGCCGGATCTTGGAGGCGCTGGCGCGCAAGGCGTCGGAGGGGGTGGACGTGCGCCTCCTCTACGACGGGTGGGGGGGCTTCGGCCTGGAGCTCCCCGGGTTCCTCACCCCCTACCGGCAGCGGGGCTTGCAGGCGCGGGCGTTTCATCCCGTGACGGATCCCCTCCAGATGTCCCGCATCAACTTTCGCAACCACCGCAAGGTGGTGGTCATCGACGGCACCGTGGGGTACACGGGGTCGACCAACGTGGGAGACGAGTACCTGGGTCTCCACCCGCGCTTCGGCTCCTGGAAGGACGTGCACCTGCGGCTCGAGGGGGCGGCCGCGTCCGTCCTGGAACAGGTCTTTCGGGAGGACTGGCACATCGCCACCGGGGAGGTCCTGCCGCCGAGCCCGCCCCCCGCGGACCCGGGGGATACCTGGGTCCAGGTGATCCCCTCGGGGCCCAACCAGCGCCACGACAGCCTGCTGCCGCTCCTCTTCGCCCAGTTCGCCGCGGCCCGGGAGAGCCTGGACCTGCTCACCCCGTACCTGGTGCCCGACTACGGGCTGGTCGCGGCTCTGCGCATCGCCGCACGCCAGGGGGTGCGGGTGCGGATCATCGTGCCGGGCCGGAGCAACCACCCCATGGTGGCCGCCGCCGGGCGATCGTACTACGATGAGCTCCTGGAAGGCGGGGTGGCGCTCTACGAGACCCCCCAGGGGATGCTCCACGCCAAGGGCGTGCTGGTGGACGGCCGCTGGGCCATGGTGGGCTCGGCGAACCTGGACAACCGCTCCTTCCACCTGAACTTCGAGCTCAACCTGGCCACCTCGGACCCGGCCTTCTGCGGGGCCCTGGGGCGCCTGGTGGAGAGCTGGGTGGGGGAGTCGGTTCCCGTCACCGCCGAGGAGCTGGGGCGGCGCTCCCTGCCGCGCCGGCTGCTCGAAGGGGCGTGCCGCACCCTCTCTCCCGTGCTGTAACCGAGACGTCAGACAAGACGCCAACCCGATCCGGAGGAAACCCCCATGGTCCGTCTCGCAACCGCCGCCGCAGCCGCGTGCCTCGTCCTGGCCGCGGGAGCTCCCGCCGCCCTGGCCTTTCCCGGGGGAACCGGCGAGGCCCCCAACTGCGCCACCTGCCACAAGCTCACCCTCGACGAGGCGCGGCAGGTCCTCGCGCCCCTGGTGGACGGGGTGCTGGCCGTGCGCCCGAGCCGGGTGCCGGGCTTCTGGGACGTGGACGTGGAGAAGCAGGGGAGGAAGATCCCGGTTTCCCTCGACGTGGGGCTGCGCTACCTGGTCACGGGGGAGGTCATCGACATCCGCACGATGGAGAGCCTGACCCGGGACCGGATGATCGGCCTCAACCGCGTCGACGCCTCCCTGATTCCCCTGGACGACGCCATCGTCATCGGCGACCCCAAGGCCCCAGTGAAGATCGTGGTGTTCGACGACCCGGAGTGCCCCTTCTGCCAGAAGATCCACCCCGAGATGAAGGCCGCTGTGGCCCAGCGCCCCGACGTGGCGTTCTTCATCAAGATGCTGCCCCTCAAGATGCACCCCGACGCCGCCCGCAAGTCGCGCTCGATCATTTGCGCCAGGTCGGCCCAGATGCTCGAGGACAGCCTGGCCGGCAAGCCCATTCCCGACCCTACCTGCGAGACCGACCAGGTGGAGAAGAACGAGGCCTTGGCGCAGCGCCTGGGCATCGGCTCGACCCCCACCCTGGTCTACCCCGACGGCCGCGTGGTGCCCGGGTACCGGACGGCGGACAAGATTCTGGCCCTGGTGGACGAGGCCAAGCCCCAGAGTGCCGGGAAGGCGCAGAAGTAGTCTGTCCCGCAAGGAAACCGGAGCGGGGCCAACCGAGAGAGGAGGGGGCGACCCATGAACCGATTCTTGCGCGTTCTCCCAGGGCTGCTGGCGGTTGCGGTCGTCGGGACCCTCGCTCCCGCCACCGGGGCTCGGGCAGGGTTCTGGGACAGCGTGAAGCAGGTGATGGGGACCCTGGGGGGGCAGCCCGGGGGCGCGCCGGGGGTCTCGGCCCTGGGTTCGGAGCAGGTGGCCGCGGGGGTGCGGGAGGCGCTCCGGATCGGGGCCGAGCGGGCCGTGGGCCTGGCGTCGCGGACCGGGGGGTTCCTGGATAACCCGGACATCCGCATCCCCCTTCCGGAGCGGCTGCGCACCGCCGGAAGGACGCTGCGCACTTTGGGGATGGGGGCCCAGGTGGAGGCCTTCGAGGAGACCCTGAACCGCGCGGCGGAGCGGGCCGCCGGAAAGTCCCTGCCGATCTTCGGCGAAGCGGTGGCCGCGCTCACCTTCGACGACGTGAACCGCATCTGGAAGGGCGAAGACACGGCGGCCACCGAGTACCTGGACCGGACGACCCGCCCGCGCCTGGCCGCCGAGTTTCAGCCCGTGGTGCACGCCGCCGCCCAGGAGGTGGGGGTGACCCAGGCCTACCAGCGCCTCACGGGCCGGCCCGAGGTGGCGGCCCTGGTGGCCGGCACCGACCTGGACCTCGACCACTACGTGACCACCCGGGCCCTCGACGGGGTCTTCGCGCTCCTGGCTGCCGAGGAGAAGAAGATCCGTACCGACCCCCTGGCCCGGACCACGGACCTGCTTCGAACCGTGTTCTCACAGTAGGCAGGGCTCGGCCCCGGGCCGCCGGGGACCGGCCGCGGCGCGCTCGCCTGCTGCCCCGAGGGGAAGTCCATGGTCCAGAGCGTGTCCCGCTGGTTCGCCGACCGGCCGATCCGCCACAAGCTCTTCCTGGTCTACGCCGGGGCCTTTTCCGCCCTGCTCGCGGCGGGGGCCGCGGCGGCGTATTCCCTCGTGCGCACGTCCCTCGAAGAGCGCATCGAGGCGGAGCTGCGGGAGTCCACGTCCGCCATCCTCCAGTTGGTGAAGACCTCGGTGCGCGGCACGATTCGCAACTACCTGCGGGCCGTGGCCGAGCGCAACCTGGAGCTGGTGGCCTACTTCCACGGCCGCTACCTGAGCGGTGAGCTCACCGAGGCCGAGGCGCGTCAGGGTGCGGCGGCGGCCATGCTCGCCCAGACCATCGGCAAGACCGGGTACGTGTGTACCCTGGACAGCGCCGGGGTGATGCTGATCCACCCGGACCCGCAGCTCGTGTCGCGCAACCTCTCGGAGTACGCCTTCGTGCAGGACCTGAGCGCGCGCCGCGCCGGATACCTGGAGTACGCGTGGCAAAACCCCTGGGAGGACGCCCCCCGGGGCAAGGCCACCTACATGGCCCATTTCGCGCCCTGGGACTGGATCATCCTGGCGTCGGCCTATCGGGACGAGTTTGCCGAGCTGGTGCGCCCCGAGGACTTTCGCGACGCCGTGCTCTCCCTGAGGTTCGGGCGGACCGGGTACGCGCTGGTCCTCGACGCCGAGGGCAACCTGGTGCTCCACCCCACCATCGAGGGGGAGAACATCCTCGACCAGCCGGACCTGCCCCCCGACTTCTTCCAGGAGATGCGCCGGTCGCTGGCCGGAAGGTCCACATACTCCTGGCGAAACCCCGGCGAGTCCGCGCCCCGCGAGAAGGTCGTGATCTACGACACCATCCCCGAGACCGGGTGGATCGTGGCTTCGTCGGGCTACATGGACGAGGTGTACGCGCCGCTGCGCACGGTGAGAAATCTATTCCTCGCAGCTGCCCTGGGTTCGCTCTTGCTCATGCTGCCCCTGACGCTTCGCCTGAGCGCCTCCATCGCGAGCCCGCTCCGGGAGCTCATGGACCGCTTCTCCCGGGGGGCCACGGGGGACTTCAGCGTCCGCGCCGCCCCGCGCGGGCGAGACGAGGTGGGCCAGCTCGCGGCCTACTTCAACACCTTCATGGAGCGCCTCGAGGCCTACGGGTCGAGCCTGCGGGCCGAGATCGCGGAGCGCCGGCAGGCGGAGAAGGCCCTGCGGCTCTCGGAGGAGATGTTCTCCAAGGCGTTTCGCTCCAGCCCCAGCGGCATGGCCTTGCTGACGCTCAAGGATCGGCGGTTTCTGGACGTGAACGACGCGTTCCTGCGGCTCACCGGGCGCAGCCGGGAGGAGATCCTGGGGCGGGCCCCGGGCGAGCTCGGCCTCCTGGCAGACCCCGGCGAAGAGGAGGAGGCGCTTCGGGACCTGGAGGCGCGCGGGCACCTGCTGGCCCGGGAGCTCGGGTTCTTCGCCCGCTCGGGGGAGCGTCGCCTGGGAATGGTCTCGGCCGAGGTCATCGAGATCTGGGACGAGCCCTGCGCCCTCGCGGCCATCCAGGACGTGACGGAGTGGCGGCGCCTGGAGCGGGACGTGATCGAGACCGGCGATCGGGAGCGCACCCGGATCGGCCAGGAGCTCCACGACGATCTCGCGCCCCACCTGATCGGGATCGACGCCCTGGGGATGATCCTGCAACGCAAGCTTCCCCCTTCCGGGGAAGAGGCCAAGTACGCCGCCGAGATCCGGGAGCTCATCGGGGAGGCGATCGCGAAGACCCGTGCCCTGGCCCGGGGGCTGTGCCCGGTGCACCTGGTGGAGAGCGGGATCGGCGTGGCACTGGAGGAGCTGGCCTCCGGCACCGAGGCCATCCACGGCGTGGCCTGCGATTTGCGCGCCGGGGGGGACCTGCGCCTGGCCGACCCCTCGGTGGCGACCCAGCTCTACTACATCGCGCGCGAAGCGGTCCACAACGCGGTCAAGCACGCCCGGGCGGGGCGAATCACCGTGGAGCTCTCCCAGGAGGAGGGCAGGGTACGCCTGCGGGTGGCGGACGACGGCCGAGGCGTGGACGGCGCTGCCCGGGGGCAGGGCATGGGCTTGCGGATCATGGAGTACCGGGCGCGCACCATCGGCGCGGCGCTGGTGCTTGCGAGCCGCCCGGGCGAGGGAACTTCGGTGACGGTCACCTTGCCCGAACAGGGCCCGGCGGCACGGGAGGAGGAGCGATGAACGCGCGGCGCGTCTTCCTGGTGGAGGACCACCCGGTGTTTCGGCGAGGCCTCCGGGAGATCATCGGGCAGGAGCCGGACCTCGAAGTGTGCGGGGAAGCCGAGGACGTGGCCCAGGCGGCCGCCGCCATCGCCAAGTGCCTCCCGGACCTGGTGATCGTCGACATCTCGCTCCACGGCCGAAGCGGCCTGGACCTCATCCGGGAGCTTCGGGAGCGCCACCCGGGGCTCACCGTGCTCGTGGTGTCCATGTACGACGAGTCCCTCTACGCCGAGCGGGCCCTCACCGCTGGCGCCCTGGGCTACGTGATGAAGCAGGAGGCGCCCGAGTCCATCGTCCGCGCAGCGCGCTCCGTGCTCGAAGGGCGCCCCCACCTGAGCGAGCGGCTCACCGCCGCGCTGATCGGCAAGTTCGTGGGCGCCGGCGTCGCGGGGGAAAAGGCCCCCCACGAGCGGCTCTCGGACCGGGAGCTCGAGGTGCTCCAGCTCATCGGGCAGGGCCTCACCACCGGAGAGATCGCCGCCCGCCTCGCCATCAGCGTCAAGACCGTGGGCACCCACCGGGAGAAGCTAAAGGAAAAGCTCAACTTAAAGACCGCCACCGAGCTCAACCGCTACGCCACCCTCTGGTACAGCAAGGGGCAGAGCAAGGACGAAGCCCCAGGCTAGCCCCACCTCGACCCCCACCCGCCGCCCCGGTCGTCAAAATCGGTATCGCTATCGGTATCGCTATCGGTATCGAAATCGAAATCGGCGCCCCCCCCGCTGCAAGTCCGATACCGATACCGATACCGAGCTCCCGCCCCAGGGGCTTCGTCGGTTCCGCCTCTTCTTGCCTCCGCCACCGGCCGAGGTTGGTGCGCACTTCCCCCTTCGCCCATGACCCCTTGTCGGCAAATGGTGTTCTGAACAGCGGCGTCCAGGAGACCGGAAGGAGCGATCATGCCTCCCTTCCCGGGCTTGCACGGCGCGCGGCGCGAGCGCTCGGGCCGGACCTGTCGCAAACCGCGTTACAAACTTGACGCTTGACAGGGCGGGGCGGGCGCGGGTAGAGAACAGGCGTACGTTCTGTTGCGCCCCGACGGTCGAGGCGCGCCCGGGGCGGCGCGGGACCCGTGAGGAATGTTGGAATGTCCGAGCTGTACTTCGTTCGCCACGGGCAGGCGGCGTTCGGCACCGAGAACTACGATCGGCTGACCGACCTGGGCCTCCAGCAGTCCCGGTGGCTCGGGGACTATTTTGCGGAGCGCCGGCTACGGTTCGATCGCGTCGTCACGGGCGGACTCGTGCGCCACCGGGAGACGCTGAACGCGATGGCGGGTGCCGGGGGGTTGGGGGCCGAGGCCCACGTGGACGCGCGGCTGGACGAGTACGCCCATCAGGCCCTTCAGGAGGCCTACGCGGGCCGCATGGGGGCGGCGCCGGGGGAGGAAGCGGAGGATCCGCGCCGGCGCTTCTACGGCCGCCTCGAGCGCGCGCTTCACGCGTGGGCTGCCGGAGATCTCGGCCCGGGCGCCGGGGAGACGTGGAACGGGTTCGGCGCCCGGGTGGTTGCCGCGGTCGCGACGGCGTGCGTGGGCCGGGGCACGCGCGTCCTGGTGATCAGCTCGGGCGGGCCCATGGCCGTTACGCTCGGCCAGGTGCTCGAGCTCTCCAGCGCCCGGGCCATCGAGCTCAACATGCAGATCCGAAACAGCGCGTTTACCCACTTCTACTTCGACGACCAGCGCATGAAGCTCGCAAGCTTCAACAACGTTCCCCACCTCGATCGCCGGGAACGGTGGCACGCGATCACGTTGACGTGAGCGCTGCGGGAGGATGCCCCCATGAAGTTCGAGCATGCCGACAAGGTGGAGAGACTGCGGACCCGCCTCGCCCGGTTCATGGACGAGCACGTCTATTCCGCGGAGGAGGCTTGTCGGGGCTACGTGGAGCGGGGCAACGACCCCTGGTCGGTCCCGCCTGTGATCGACGAGCTCAAGGCCAAGGCGCAGGCGCAGGGGCTCTGGAACCTCTTTCTGGCCGACTCCGACCACGGCCCCGGGCTCACCAACCTCGAGTACGCCCCCCTGGCGGAGATCATGGGCCGGTCCCTGATCGGCCCGGAGATCTTCAACTGCAACGCACCCGACACGGGAAACATGGAGGTGTTGGCCCGCTTCGGCACCGCCGAGCAGAAGGAGCAGTGGCTGGAGCCCCTGCTGGCCGGGAAGATCCGCTCCGGGTTCGCCATGACCGAGCCCGCGGTGGCCTCGAGCGACGCAACCAACATTCAGGCCTCGATCGTCCGGGACGGCGACGAGTATGTCATCAACGGCCACAAGTGGTGGACGAGCGGCGGCAATGACCCCCGCTGCCGGATTCTGATCGTCATGGGCAAGACGGACCCGAGCGCCCCCCCCTATCGGCAGCAGTCCCAGATCCTGGTTCCCATCGACGCCCCGGGGGTCCGGGTGGTCCGGGCGCTGAAGGTGTTCGGGGCCGACCACGCGCCCCACGGCCACGCCGAGATTCTCCTCACCCAGGTGCGCGTGCCGGCGACGAACCGGATCGGCGAGGAGGGGCAGGGCTTCGAGATTGCCCAGGCGCGCCTGGGGCCCGGGCGGATCCACCACTGCATGCGGCTCATCGGCTGTGCCCAGCGGGCCCTGGAGATGATGTGCCGGCGGGTGGAGAGCCGGGTCGCGTTCGGCAAGAAGCTTAGCGAGCAGGGGTCGATCCGCGAGGACATCGCGCGCTCGGCCTGTGAGATCGAGCAAGCGCGCCTGCTCACGCTGCGCGCCGCTGCCCGGATGGACCAGTGCTCCTACAAGGCGGCGCGCGACCTGATCGCCATGATCAAGATCGTCGCCCCCCTGATGGCGCAACAGGTCATCGACCGCGCCATCCAGGCCCACGGGGGTGCCGGGCTGTGTCAGGATCTCTTCCTGGCTGGCGCGTTCGGGTACGCACGCTACTGCCGCATCGCCGACGGGCCGGACCAGGTCCACATGATGTCGCTCGGCAAGCAGCTCATCCGACGGTACGCGCAGCCGGGGGAGCGCCCATGAGCGGAAACGTGCACGCGTTCGACGAGAGGCTCCTGGCCGGCTACCTGGAACGGCACGTGGAAGGCTTCCGCGGGCCCCTGCGCGCCGTGAAATTCCCCGGCGGCCAATCCAATCCGACCTTTCGCCTGGAGGCAGCTTCCGGCGACTACGTATTGCGACGCAAGCCGCCCGGGCAACTGCTCAAGTCGGCTCACGCCGTCGAGCGGGAGTACCGGGTGATGCATGCCCTTCGCGACACCGGGGTGCCGGTGCCGCGGGTGTTTCACCTGTGCGAGGACGAAGCGATCCTCGGGAGCACCTTCTTCCTCATGGAGTTCGTGCCCGGTCGGGTTTTCTGGAACGCTGCCCTCCCCGAGTTGGAGCCGGCGGCTCGCGGCGCGTGTTACGACGAGATGAACCGGGTCCTGGCAGCGATACACCGTGTGGACGTTTCGGCGGCCGGGCTGGCCGACTACGGGAAGGCAGGCAGCTACTACCAGCGCCAGATCGGGCGGTGGAGCCAGCAGTATCGGG contains:
- a CDS encoding acyl-CoA dehydrogenase family protein — encoded protein: MKFEHADKVERLRTRLARFMDEHVYSAEEACRGYVERGNDPWSVPPVIDELKAKAQAQGLWNLFLADSDHGPGLTNLEYAPLAEIMGRSLIGPEIFNCNAPDTGNMEVLARFGTAEQKEQWLEPLLAGKIRSGFAMTEPAVASSDATNIQASIVRDGDEYVINGHKWWTSGGNDPRCRILIVMGKTDPSAPPYRQQSQILVPIDAPGVRVVRALKVFGADHAPHGHAEILLTQVRVPATNRIGEEGQGFEIAQARLGPGRIHHCMRLIGCAQRALEMMCRRVESRVAFGKKLSEQGSIREDIARSACEIEQARLLTLRAAARMDQCSYKAARDLIAMIKIVAPLMAQQVIDRAIQAHGGAGLCQDLFLAGAFGYARYCRIADGPDQVHMMSLGKQLIRRYAQPGERP
- a CDS encoding DUF4197 domain-containing protein; this encodes MNRFLRVLPGLLAVAVVGTLAPATGARAGFWDSVKQVMGTLGGQPGGAPGVSALGSEQVAAGVREALRIGAERAVGLASRTGGFLDNPDIRIPLPERLRTAGRTLRTLGMGAQVEAFEETLNRAAERAAGKSLPIFGEAVAALTFDDVNRIWKGEDTAATEYLDRTTRPRLAAEFQPVVHAAAQEVGVTQAYQRLTGRPEVAALVAGTDLDLDHYVTTRALDGVFALLAAEEKKIRTDPLARTTDLLRTVFSQ
- a CDS encoding histidine phosphatase family protein; amino-acid sequence: MSELYFVRHGQAAFGTENYDRLTDLGLQQSRWLGDYFAERRLRFDRVVTGGLVRHRETLNAMAGAGGLGAEAHVDARLDEYAHQALQEAYAGRMGAAPGEEAEDPRRRFYGRLERALHAWAAGDLGPGAGETWNGFGARVVAAVATACVGRGTRVLVISSGGPMAVTLGQVLELSSARAIELNMQIRNSAFTHFYFDDQRMKLASFNNVPHLDRRERWHAITLT
- a CDS encoding phosphotransferase family protein — encoded protein: MSGNVHAFDERLLAGYLERHVEGFRGPLRAVKFPGGQSNPTFRLEAASGDYVLRRKPPGQLLKSAHAVEREYRVMHALRDTGVPVPRVFHLCEDEAILGSTFFLMEFVPGRVFWNAALPELEPAARGACYDEMNRVLAAIHRVDVSAAGLADYGKAGSYYQRQIGRWSQQYRASETEAIEAMEALMGWLPTHPPKEDERVSLTHGDYRLDNFIFHPERARIVAVVDWELSTLGHPLADLAYQCMQWRIAAEGPLPGLGDLDRASLGLPTEEQYVAAYCRRMGIASIPDWGFYLAFSFFRFAAILQGVLKRSLEGNASSDRALQMGTLVRPLAALGCRAAGL
- a CDS encoding cache domain-containing protein; translation: MVQSVSRWFADRPIRHKLFLVYAGAFSALLAAGAAAAYSLVRTSLEERIEAELRESTSAILQLVKTSVRGTIRNYLRAVAERNLELVAYFHGRYLSGELTEAEARQGAAAAMLAQTIGKTGYVCTLDSAGVMLIHPDPQLVSRNLSEYAFVQDLSARRAGYLEYAWQNPWEDAPRGKATYMAHFAPWDWIILASAYRDEFAELVRPEDFRDAVLSLRFGRTGYALVLDAEGNLVLHPTIEGENILDQPDLPPDFFQEMRRSLAGRSTYSWRNPGESAPREKVVIYDTIPETGWIVASSGYMDEVYAPLRTVRNLFLAAALGSLLLMLPLTLRLSASIASPLRELMDRFSRGATGDFSVRAAPRGRDEVGQLAAYFNTFMERLEAYGSSLRAEIAERRQAEKALRLSEEMFSKAFRSSPSGMALLTLKDRRFLDVNDAFLRLTGRSREEILGRAPGELGLLADPGEEEEALRDLEARGHLLARELGFFARSGERRLGMVSAEVIEIWDEPCALAAIQDVTEWRRLERDVIETGDRERTRIGQELHDDLAPHLIGIDALGMILQRKLPPSGEEAKYAAEIRELIGEAIAKTRALARGLCPVHLVESGIGVALEELASGTEAIHGVACDLRAGGDLRLADPSVATQLYYIAREAVHNAVKHARAGRITVELSQEEGRVRLRVADDGRGVDGAARGQGMGLRIMEYRARTIGAALVLASRPGEGTSVTVTLPEQGPAAREEER
- a CDS encoding response regulator transcription factor, which translates into the protein MNARRVFLVEDHPVFRRGLREIIGQEPDLEVCGEAEDVAQAAAAIAKCLPDLVIVDISLHGRSGLDLIRELRERHPGLTVLVVSMYDESLYAERALTAGALGYVMKQEAPESIVRAARSVLEGRPHLSERLTAALIGKFVGAGVAGEKAPHERLSDRELEVLQLIGQGLTTGEIAARLAISVKTVGTHREKLKEKLNLKTATELNRYATLWYSKGQSKDEAPG
- a CDS encoding DsbC family protein, with the translated sequence MVRLATAAAAACLVLAAGAPAALAFPGGTGEAPNCATCHKLTLDEARQVLAPLVDGVLAVRPSRVPGFWDVDVEKQGRKIPVSLDVGLRYLVTGEVIDIRTMESLTRDRMIGLNRVDASLIPLDDAIVIGDPKAPVKIVVFDDPECPFCQKIHPEMKAAVAQRPDVAFFIKMLPLKMHPDAARKSRSIICARSAQMLEDSLAGKPIPDPTCETDQVEKNEALAQRLGIGSTPTLVYPDGRVVPGYRTADKILALVDEAKPQSAGKAQK
- the cls gene encoding cardiolipin synthase, giving the protein MSALEIWGLVVQYLGNVVSVVLVLAILSGRKEARATLGWVLLVVFLPYFGAVAYLVFGRRMPIRLPAGLPELPVCPLPPEGLPEPMERTAKLTALAPARCRNLELLPGAAEKYRRLEADIAAAEKRVYLCYYVFRRDPTGRRILEALARKASEGVDVRLLYDGWGGFGLELPGFLTPYRQRGLQARAFHPVTDPLQMSRINFRNHRKVVVIDGTVGYTGSTNVGDEYLGLHPRFGSWKDVHLRLEGAAASVLEQVFREDWHIATGEVLPPSPPPADPGDTWVQVIPSGPNQRHDSLLPLLFAQFAAARESLDLLTPYLVPDYGLVAALRIAARQGVRVRIIVPGRSNHPMVAAAGRSYYDELLEGGVALYETPQGMLHAKGVLVDGRWAMVGSANLDNRSFHLNFELNLATSDPAFCGALGRLVESWVGESVPVTAEELGRRSLPRRLLEGACRTLSPVL